ctatgggcTTGAATAGAAGGTtgccctcatacagttgtgcatgggcacAGACTGACTCCTGTACCAGATTTGCTCGGCCGACCAGCCATGCCCCAAACTCGTTGACTTTCTTGGGCTTGACATTACATTTGCAGGTGTCgacatcggcaacgacattatcaggcttgggcgttgcaacctATCAGTGGCAAACTTCGTGGACATTcagaaaaggtggaagcctgccgattccactaacactaaggattcgttggctgactGTGATGCGGCCATTATAGACAGCTAGTATaaatctatcatgaaaaaacttacTCAGGAGGAATAAAAGCTATGGAAGCAGGTGCCCCTGTCCATGAAGCATATCTTGTATGCAAACATCAACGTATACGCGATATACGAGGTATACAGGTgaatagtgaactttgagaaTGGTCAACAAAAATTGGTGGAATTCCAGGACAGCAGGAGtagtagtaataataataataataataataataataataataataataataataagaagaagaagaagaagcctagcatggtacaggctgtggaagctgaagaggaagaccactggaAAGGATAGCCTggtgttaaaagtagtacagtactagtatgtacgatcgtgtgtgtatgctcccagtgtTAAGTAATTATGTACATCCAGTAGTACATAACTGATGAATATATAATAAGATTCGCAAAAAAAGTATATAATAATAAGTATGGTAGATCTATATTTTATCTTGCATACACcatacgatccataataagtgtgtcGTTTCACTCTAATAGCATCCACTGTGTTGTCCACAAGAGCTATCCTCAtccacaagcaataagtgtagGCCATGCCCATATATACATAGTGGAGATgtacaagcttttggttgcccataagcaataaatagtaattattttactctCTGCCCTGTCTTGCATGTGCTGCCctgtcttgcatgtgtgtacttctaacaaatatgtgTGTCCCAGTGTGTACCAAAgttaaccttatactgagtacattgtattgtattactcccttcgatccacattacttgatgctaaaatggatatATCTATGgctacaatatgtctagatacatctacattagCGTCAAGTAATGTAGTTGTTGTTTTAGTAATCTTGTGGTTCCCATAGATGGTGCCTTAAATGATAAAAGTCGTGCCATATCCAAACCACATTAAGTGATTAAGACGAACCActgccccaagacatgacatctcttctagaatgctctccatccataataaaataatcaatggGTGGGACTGTATACCTTCGATGAGAAGGTATcgtcacctgccgagtagggtgtatgtaggcatcctatcacgtcaggaCAGCTATCCAGTAATAATTTCCATCTCCCAGTGACCTAGTCTATGTGTGTGTATTGTCTTGTCGATCAATGGACATGGCACCTACTGCCTGCATCCACAATAAGTGTACATGCGGATTTTCCAAgacaaattatgaagtggagtaaAAAATACATTGGGAACATGCATCTCACCTCCTTAATTATTTCACCTCCAATAAGCTAAGTGCATGTAGAAAACAAGAAGAATATGTGCTCAATATTATTGGTTTTGATTtccgtgcgatgagagagaagcaattaaagtgcattggaaagataggagtacactcttttgtggacaaattttagggcaagatgtccacttatttgatgACGGAGGGAGTATCGAGGTACTCCTGATGATTTTGTACATATATTTATGTGAGCACGATGCTTTGTACAAAATTGCCCCTATCACCTCAAGGTTTCATTTGTAGGATGAAAAACAGTtactccctttcttgttctttttcttttgttgtcacaGATTTGAAACCAATAAGTGCAAGTTATGTTCCTGATGATGTTTCCCAACAACAGATAcgaaactgaaataatagtactcgtacagtgttagtactagtactttactagaggttacatccTCATTAGCACTATATCATCATATACagtaggagtacttattttgaggattaattgttctccttctcgatgcgaatgtagaaacgcaacAGCTTGAAAGGTCCACCAACCACCAGGTacagcggcggcaccgagaggaacgacgtgagttcatcaaacgcgacgtcACCCGACAAGGCGCAACTCGACACCTCCAATGACACATtcacggtgtccgccctgctcctcgcgtgcgccaacgagcacgacgtcggcccattcgcccacatctttgctgtgtacagaggccacacgcacgcAGCCGCTGtaacgcacacggtagacacgatggtgATCGAAGTTGAACCGAGCGcgccgatgatcaggacgaacacgccgccgtcctccccttcggcgatgatccgcaggcacggcgaacccggcaccggcaccTGGAACACTTTGTTCGTGTTGTACGGTGGGAGTTTGTGCACTTGGAACGAGTGGGACGctgcgaagtgggcgacgagcgctgttggTAGGGCGGCAAAGTCGCAGCCGGGTTCCATGCAAGCGCAAGGGGCGTAcgggcatgcaatcttgtggtcgtgtaagccaaaagatgccaagacagttcagcaAATAATTAGTGGTCATCTAGGAATAGAATAAAGCTACCATGCTATATAACTACGTATATAAAAAaaatagggaggaaatgttatcaaattgattaggatcacgtgcataaacatttccaaccTCAATAACGACGAACACATGtcggttatgtataattgcatcgcagtatctGGCGTTGTATTGAAACCGGTTCTCAAGAACTATCCATGTACGATGAatttcgccatggaggtaggcaattgcaaagcgaagatagcgacaagggagaaatcttcatACCCCAAGCAGCTGTAGAAACTTGGAAAATAGCTATCTTCTGTAGTTGAATAGCGTAACCCTTATACctgaatataagtggattgcatGTGGTTtcaaactccttcatcaaagatGGAAGGTCAATATTGCGATGAATGTAGACATTGACAAGGTTCCACCTGCATTCGGAGCCAACCGTGGCGATCCAATCTTTATTTGCGCCTACCtactcctcatccttaccgtgtggcattaggccctcgtaggagaacctgtccaacGGCGCTATTTTGCACTTgatgtgcaccggcaaatcctccttgaacatcCACGGTGTATCCACCGGGTCACAACAAAGAACACACgaaaggccaaacggctgagaagcaggcagagcgGCACTGTATTTGGCCGattgaagaatacttttggaggaaccgactagggacgtggcggtgatggcgtcgcactggctgatgagcacttcaacggggccttccgtaaacaccatgtgaaacagcccagatctaCAGGCCTTGCTCAATTTCGCCATCACAaggaggcaggtggtacaatggggttggggattttcttgggagatttactgattggaactttgggagagagagatagcgatcaatggcggcaggtggggattTGAGATGGaaaacagaggctctcaaactgggcactattggataggatgcgaaagcgccatggcggagacgcaagCGCGTGTTATGGAAggtgggcggagtggggatagacgagtcaaacgacggaggtgaaccgagacgctccttCTCTGATGCATCTACTACCTattgcagtttcgaggagagtgtgactgtgttcaaaaaaagaggagactgtgactgtgacccgacacccgagtaggagcagattATAGGTGTAGCCCTatcattacagtccattaatcgtgcttcctacaataaataagtgaaacgtcccaatgttgtgttgtctaatcaaatcgatggccatgttagtattatggtgaacaaataaaataatGTACACCAACCTTGtttttttgcaacgtacaccaacctagcaaggcatcaaccttctcgcatCAACTAGGACTCCCTCTGTGGCTCCGTTCCActaaagttgtctcaactttgtcaaaAAAAATAGATGGATACCTCTATCCATCTAAACTTTGACAAAaatgagacacttttggtgggatcgagggagtacaaaaaaattactactccatgctagtatcggccacttttcgaaaagtaattcaaatttcaactaaaggcgtgctattttatggtcctgaatattgccaaaaaaatacaaccaaaaaTGCAAAAGATCCATGTTAAGagaatctccagtcgcgtcccccaaacgacgccggattgagcgtttcgaggacgtgttccgttcgtgccgcgtttgggggatgtTGCTCCCCAgctgcgtcccccaaacgccgcccccaaaaattaaaatacttttttttgttttttttgaattttttcaataaagagaagaaatattccacaaactaatacataattggaaacgtggtttacatgaagatatagtttggaacatggttttccacaaactaatacatagtttgaaccatggttgacacaaatataaaacattgcaaaaaaaACTAATCCTAACTAGGTCGTGCATCGAAGGTtacgtgtgttcgctgccaagaaagaacactcgagggcacacccagtcacccaaactagaaaatccagctggtgagggtgcccctgttggttcttccgaggaagaacatccatAAACCTGCGTGCATATatacgctgcgaagaaacaacattcTTCAGTCGTCTTCCTGCTCGGCGCTGTCGCCATGGTAGTTCCGGCGGCAACGCGTCTTGTCAAACACCTTGAcactcatgtccctgtcgccaaagtaggagaacacgagcacgaagacagcttcgaggcggtggtagcgcgcgaacttctcccagccgatgtggaggtacatcttgccgcgcgcgtcgtagatcacgtcgatgaTCCACCAGCAGCAGCGGCAGccatcctcccgcagatgcagcgagccCGGGCGCTCGTCAccggcgacgaagtcggcgaaggtgtccggcagcctctggacgccgtgtgggtcgcccttgaggacgacgatgaactcAAACAGCACGGGTCCCTCCTCGTCCTGCATGTccgacgatgaggacgacgacaGCGTCCCAGGCGACagcgagcgtgcagctctgcccCGGCCACGGCCACGACCACTGCCGCGAGCTCGGTctccgcctctaccagccatggtgtcgactcttgagatggtggcggctaggtttggggagaggggtgctagggtttgtgtgtgagaggaacGATGAGAGGcaaccctttttataggccggagggaggcgggggagctcaTTAACGCTGGAGCTAGGCGTGACGAGACACTTCGCtacgcctctgcgggaactgcaccgtcgttgTGCGGCAATAActttcgtcgcgaggtaggcgacggttaggttaaaattcagTGTGCCGCTAACGGGTCGGCCCCGTCACTTCCCGCCtcacttttcggtgtgtccggcgtccctggTGCATcgaggacgggctcggggcgccaaacaccgtatcggggcgcgccggacaaaaaacagctttgagggacgcggcccTAGGAACGTTTTTTTtttatccggcgcgccccaaatcgctttgggacacacgactggagatgctctaactgggGTACATCCTATTAGGATTCTACGTAATATatattaagaaacttcgaaacttcagcgaccttgtaagaatacCCACGATAGTGCAGTTTTACCAAATTACGAAAAGATGaattatgaattcaaccaaaaaaATCTAAACGAagccttagacaatagcatagttaataCGTTCAGTAAAAAATGTCAcatatatctttactattaaattgcaataggtggctgcctggtgtcacaaactTTTTTGGACCGCTTTACCCTCTCACCAACCCGCGTAATACGCACAGCTGCCACCGTACCGGTTCATTTTATTTTTCTTCTCTCATCCTGGCCGAACGAACGGGACCTCTGTAGGTTCTTCCCCGCTGCCACCCTGTCGATCCCTGGCGACCGACGGCGCCTACCTTGGTCGGAAGAACGGAGTCCACGCCCTAAGATCCAACTCCGCATCTGGAGGTAGCAGGATCGACGGGGGACCAGCAACGGCAGTTGGAGCACAGAGGCGGCCGCTGGCGGGCAGACGTGTGGGGAGCAaagaggcggccggcggcgggcaGACGGGTGGAGGGGGCGGGGGGCACGCAGGCTACCTGGAGGCGGAATAACGACGGCTGGAAACGGACGCGGCCACCGGCGGCGCCTACCTTATATTGTGGGAGGAAGGGAGCCCACGCCGTGAGATCCAACCCCGCTTTTGGTGCCGGGTGGGGGCGGCGCTGATCCGCTCCCATgctccccgcgcgagcagccatAGCACGCCCGCGCCGGACAGAAATCCTCCGGCGGCGGCGCAAGTCTTCGGTCTCCCTCTCCctcgcgccgtcctcctccgGCGAGCCCCGCCGTAAATATGGACGCGGTGGGACTGGACCCATCTATCCACCTCGCCACGATGCAGATGCCGTGCACGGAAGAGGCGACGCATCCCGCAGCACTTGCAGCAGGGGAGTCGTCGTGGCTCACCTCCCGGGCGGATGTTCCGGCCACAAGTCCGAAGCGCCGCGTGCGCGATGACACCGGCCACATTTGGCACCACATACTCGTGCGTCCCGACGAACGAGCTCGATCACACACCGACTCGGCCACGAACTCCGGCGACGATACCTCCGTAGATTCATTGCTTGTGGTCGTTGGCTGGTAGATGTTTTATCTGAGCGAAGGATCACATGACAGTCTAGGTTCAGTTAACTCTTGCCTAGATGCTGCTCTGCATCGAGTAACAACAGCAAGAATGATAGAGTGGGACACGGATCAGCTTTCGTTTGTGACCTGCACACAAATGTAACATCAAGTTATTTATATATTTTGAAGCATAAGCTGGAGCAGACAATCAGTGTTAATTTCAACAATGTTTGCTTTTATCTCACCTTGTTTTAAAGCACCTGTATCTGTACGCCATTGTCAAATTAGAGAGCATTTGTTGGTTGTTGAGTCTCATGCTTGGGATGTAAGCAAAACCAAGTTGTATCAAATGTTGGAGTACCACATATTCCTCATCTATTTGACAATTGCTAGCTGGGAGAGAGCACTATGTTAGCGTCGATCAAACTGCTCCTTGTGCTGCTTCCGTGGACTGAGTAATATATATATAGACGCTTACAGAAAAGAGGTGGCTAGGAGAATTTTACGGTCTTACAGTTTGTACATTCTTCACTGGTACGTCTGTACATACTAATGTAAATGGTATGGATAAATAGATTTTTTTTCCAACCGATCTTCTGCCCCTTTTCATTGCAATAACGAAATTAACCAGTACATGGCTATTACAGCAAAAAGAGAGGGGAGAGAGAACGAGAAGCCAGTTGGGGCAGTAGTATGGAAAAGTAGATTAACAAGGAAGTTTTAAGATTCGTGCTAAATGGCTAGGTGTCACAATCTGGAAAGGGGCATTAGATGTTACAAGTAGGTGTTACCTAACACAAAAATGTAGGTCTTACCTATCACAAATCCAAGGATTCATTCCCTCTAGATTTTAGAACTTTGATTTTATTTTTTCCGTACACCTGATAATGGTAGCCAATGATACAACCAAAATGATTTGCATATGTCGTTTCATATATTTGACGCTTAACTAGAGTCTTTTAGTTCTATACGTATGATTTTTTCAATTAATTGGATAAATTTGCTGAGCCGTGGCggagcacgggcattcaactagtatacATATATATACTAATAGTACTACCAAAAtactaatactccgagctgcattctagcactccaactagctagatAGTAGTTCTgaagtactactatacaagtccaaaatacatacGAACGAACCTTATTTCAAACTAAACTACTCCCTTTGATTCttgagtaactacattgcagtgtAACTAAACAAAGATTATGGTATAACCTTCTGATTGATGTAACCGCAGATAGGTAACACACCTGTCCTCCATTCTGCCTCACGTAACGGGGCAACACCGCGAGGAAAGAAGTGAGATGCTGCTGCTGCAACGCGATCAAGCTAGgtgtcggggagctcgtcggatCGATTACcaccatcaaggtgtccgtcaaGAAATCACTAGTCCCAGCGAGTGCCGACGGAGCAATCACCAGCAGCTACACCTTGTACATTGCAACAACCCAACTTTTGTGCATTGATTTAAATTTTTGGAATGCAAAATTTAACACTTAGCAGTGACCTCCTTCGTTCAATCGCCCAAGCGAGCGGCCTGGGTCGGAGAAACGTTGAGACGGAGTACTACTCAGTACGTGCACGCCAAGCAAAAGTGACAGTGCAGGCTAACAAGTAACAACCTTATAGCTTCCATATACGTGcaaggaaatatagatattggtACGAGACAGTCAGACAGCCATCTGTGCCACGAACCATGAAATTCCCTGGTCCAAAACCTACACAGGTACCCCGTCAGTATAAGTGCAGAATAGTTAGACGGAGCAGTCCCAGCTTGTAGGATAAATAAAGTGTCAACAGCAAGCAAAAAATTGCTGGCAGAATGGAAAAAAAAAGGCTTGAAATGATCTAGGCATCAGAAATTCAGAATCTATCATCAATATTTCTCAAGGATTTCCCTTCTATATAAAGTATAATATTACAAAGGGATGGCTTAAATATCATGGAGTTGAAATGTGAAGAGGGTAATAATCAACACTACACGAGCCTCCCTTTTTCCGAGGCCGCTTCCTAAGACTTACTGGCTGCTTCCCTGAGGATCCAATGGCTGTCTGCCCCTCCTCAACTTCCACCTTCCACCATGGaagtcaaacctccagcatggatGCTGATGCTAACCATCTGTATATGACCTGGAGAAAGTGAGTCAACATGACCGTTAAATCAAGACACGGCGTTGGGATGGTGACCATATGGCATAGTTGATCAGCCACATAAGATGTTTATGCCCACAACAAGATCAAAAATAATCAATCTGCCAGAAGAAATGTAGATCAAGAACACTGTCTTGATCCTAATTTCAAATAAATTATGGTACAGCATGTTACTACTTAGATGACTTACGACTATAGACATAGCACATATATGCAAGGGTATTTGCGGACATTAGCTCATTTAACCAAGGCTAAAAGATGCGACGAACATATCGCCTTGCTAGGACCCAATTTTACTTCTAAGCTCCTGCTGTTTGAGCTAGAAGAATATACAGTTCTACTAGGATGCAATTAGACATCAATGATGTCTTTGTTACTTTGTTACATACCTAAGGCATCACCTTCTGATTCTAGGCTTGCACCGGAATTCTGCTAAAAGCGCTATGTGATCTGATGACCATTCAGGTGAAGGAAGAGCAGTGTCTTTTCTTAAGCTCTCTTCATCCAAAAGTTCCAATAAAGACTCCACTGACAACGAATCCGCTGAAATAAGAAAACAAACATAATCAATTGATCATCGTGGCATCATCAAACATATCCCCTTACTAAACGCTTGTTCAAGAACAATAGAGATACCAAAACTGTGAATATAGCATACAGATACGATGAGCCAGGCACCAACCTGTGTAAAATATGTAATCGACGGTTCCAGTGAAATCCCTTGTGCAATTTGTGAAAAGTGGCTCATTTGTTCCTGGGTCCATCCTCCTCCTCTGGTGCTCAAAATCATAGCCAGCACCTAACATTCTTGCAAATGAAGAGTAAGCACTAACCTACAAGTAGAACAACCTTTGGTCAGAACATTTTAACAAGGAAAAAGAAGAAACTCCACAAGCCATGATAGTTATACTGACCAGAGGAAGCTGGTGTGTCAACTTGCTCACAGGACGTAAAATTCCAAGGGGGTCGATGGCCAGATCTGGATGCAACTGATCAACTTTGCCTATCGCGAGAAGCCCATGTGGAGTACTGAAAGCAAAAAAGAAGCACTTAAAAAGTTATAATTGAAAAAACATGGAACATGAAAAATATTGCTCTGATTGAATCTTGATATGCACCTCCcagggattgaattgaaatcaccacagaCCAACATTGGAATATCCGCACTGTTAGCTATTTTTTCCAATCCTTTTAGGAGTGTTTGAACCTACGAAAATAACTTTCTGTCAATCTGAAATTTTTAGATTTTGCAGTGCTAGTATACAGAGAATGTGACAATACAGACCTCCCATAGCTTTACATCTTTGAGGTCTTGGTGGACATTTACATGTGTATTGGCCTGCAAAATGGAACAATGAGACCCCCATGACATGAATAATCACATAACATGTGAACAAGTGACACCATAAGCTGAAAGAACAATATATAATGGTCATTCATAGAAAGTGGGCCTCCAAATCTAGATTCTTGAGCTAAATGTCAAAGCATCCGGCATTGAAATATTTTTTTTTTCCAACTTTCCATGCATCTTAACTAATTTCACTCATCCTACATAGATATAGTTTTCTATAAGAGAGTATACAGCTTTTGATTCCTAATGTAGAGCAGAGAAGAAAGATATAAATTCATATGCTATTTTGCAGTATGCTGCTTGCAGTCCAACAGCTAAACATAAAGGAAGCAAGGCTACTTCTGATCCCTTAACTATTGCCTTACACCCTGATCTTCAGAACTGTCTAACTTGCCCCCTCAACTATCAAAACCGTTCAACATTTGTGTCCCAAAAGAGTCTAACATGCCCCCTCAACTATCAAAACGTTCAGTATTACTCCCTCCATGACATAATATAGTGCGCATTGGTTTCCGCGAAAGTCAAACTAcactaagtttgactaagtttattAACAAAATTATATATATTTACAATACCTAATCTATACCAAAttaaaatatattttatgatgaATCTGATGGCATTGATTTAAGATTCTAAATTTTGATATTTTTTGTGATAAATTTGGTCAAGTTTACCCGGTTTGACTTCAAAAAAATCTTATAGGCACTATATTTTGGCATATCTACAATACCTAATCTATACCATAttaaaatatattttatgatgaATCTGATGGCATTGATTTAAGATTCTAAATTTTGATATTTTTTGTGATAAATTTGGTCAAGTTTACCCGGTTTGACTTCAAAAAAATCTTATAGGCACTATATTTTGGCATAGAGGGAGTATGTCCCAAGGCAGTATTTCAGGGTGATTTTGTGTGACATTCCATCCATACCAGTGTAATTTGGCACCTCACTCTCTACTGGACACTTCCTTAGtcacaccatggttgctggtataGCCAGCTGCTACTCGGACTATTGCATATTGACACTCACCATCACACCTCCGGTTCCATGTCACTGCACACTGCCGCCTCATGTGTGGAGGAGACAAAGAGAGGATGGCCGAGGAGGGAGTGGTATTAGGGCATACAATGCAAGGTGCTTACAAAAAGTCAACTGGTTTTTCTTAAGCATAAGTGCCTATTGTTGTAGTAGAGGTGCTTAATTAGGCACCAGAAATAAGCATTGGTGCTGAAGAATAAACCGGTTAATGGCGGAGCTGAGAAGGACAAAAGGATGGTAGGGGAGGGGGAAAAGGGTGATTTCAAAAATATCAGTTACAAATAATACTCATGAAACCAGCATCCAGGCCTAATTTGAATGGTTCTGAGTGTCAAATGCTGCAAACTAAACGGTATTCAAGTTGAGTTTATAAATTAAACCGTGGCAATAACTGAGGGACCAAATGTAGACTTTTTCCATAAAAGAATGCCATGACACATAACATTGTGTCATATCTAACAAGTGAAAAAGCTACTTTATGCAcatcaaaagaaagaaaagactgacATACCACACAAAGGAGCTGTCTTTTACCAGGATTTTCAGTTCCTTGGTTGCCAAATTTGGCTTCTAAAACCGCAATTAGTGCAATGTTATCCTTCAAAGAAAAGCAGAACATGTGATAATCAAAAGTCGGTACAGAATCATCATACCATATAGTATTCCTTTGTAAAATTAATCTTACTTTAATCAAACGACTCAAAGCAACTCTCTTTTGGGTAGGTGGAATAATCGCATCTGTTAAAGACTGTGCAGCCTTATTAAACTCGACCTACACGAGTACAGGAAATATTAGATAGCCGCAACTTACCAAGTAAGCTCAGTAGCAGTAAACCTATAGCGGGAGTACCTCGTATTTTTTTACGTGTGAAAATCTGTCTCTGCGGAAGAAAGTAGCACATCCGTCGATTGCATGAGGAACTCCGGCATACACCTGTGACAAAAATCAAGTATAATAGAATATCGGAAGGTGACCAATTTGTGACAATAAAGCCCTACTCAAAGATACCTCTGTTGTCCTTTTCTTGTAAAGTGCCTGATACCCATGTTTATCAAACTCGGGTGCAAAAAAGTCGTCAAAGTGGTTCAACTGTACCTATAAGCAGTAGATTTTGGCATATGAAAGCAGTATAATTTGGCATAACTTCCACCTGTTACGATCTAAAGGAAATTTTCATTTTAAGATTTTTTAATATATGAATTAGTTCAAATAAAGAGTCCAATCATGCAAGCACACAATATATTTGTAAGAAGTTTCAAGGAACACTTCATAATGTACAGCCAGAAAGATGTTGTGAAAGGTTAAACTATCACAAACTCAAATTCAGCATCACTAAAAACAGGCAAAAGAAGTGTAGACTCGCATATAGAAACAAACAGTCCGACGAGAGTATATACAGGACTGTAGGTTGTTGAACAGACTTATCACTCTTAAGTTCACTGGGCCATAAAAATTGTATGATGCAAACAACCAAGACTTCTCAGTCCATTTAATTaaatttatgatggcacaaaagcAAAAAAGTAGGTCATCAAAAATATAATTGTAGAAATATGTGCTCATATGATACCTCCTGAAGACAGATGATATCAGCATGATAACCGATAATTTCACGCATCAAATTTTGTCTTCGGTAAGTCCAGGAAAGTGCCCATGTTGGGCAGTAGCTATATGTATCACTTGTAGC
This Lolium perenne isolate Kyuss_39 chromosome 1, Kyuss_2.0, whole genome shotgun sequence DNA region includes the following protein-coding sequences:
- the LOC127297758 gene encoding carbon catabolite repressor protein 4 homolog 1, with protein sequence MLSVVRVHLPSEIPIVGCEITPYVLLRLPNGVISTDDVPEAAPVDGHFMRYRWYRIQSDRKVAICSVHPMEQATIQCLGCLKSKIPAAKSYHCSAKCFSDAWQHHRVLHERASSALNENGAEEEELFGRFGSGSSGIISSGSGSMSNLGQSPGINNGPVPLYPSGSDKNLGETWFEVGRSQTYTPTADDIGHVLRFECAAADTEKKVPAGPPTSIMTSRVIPAPTPTPRRLIQVNGDVLGHLDIDSQTSSFGAFTVLSYNILADAYATSDTYSYCPTWALSWTYRRQNLMREIIGYHADIICLQEVQLNHFDDFFAPEFDKHGYQALYKKRTTEVYAGVPHAIDGCATFFRRDRFSHVKKYEVEFNKAAQSLTDAIIPPTQKRVALSRLIKDNIALIAVLEAKFGNQGTENPGKRQLLCVANTHVNVHQDLKDVKLWEVQTLLKGLEKIANSADIPMLVCGDFNSIPGSTPHGLLAIGKVDQLHPDLAIDPLGILRPVSKLTHQLPLVSAYSSFARMLGAGYDFEHQRRRMDPGTNEPLFTNCTRDFTGTVDYIFYTADSLSVESLLELLDEESLRKDTALPSPEWSSDHIALLAEFRCKPRIRR